TTATTCGCAAGACGTTAAATTGGGGAGGAACTTGATATCGGCAAGAGTCCTGACAGAAGGGATTATTCTAGTACACATTAAGGGCAAAGAGGCATCAGGAACAAAAAGGTCACTTATTTTGTAGGATAAGCGCCCAAAAGCTTTCACTAAAATATCGATTTTATATTTTTGTGAGCGAATAAAACTAGAGTAACCAATGAGCCAGAAAATAAGACCGATGATTAAGATGAAGCGTGGTGTGAAATTTTTTACCCTGCTCTTTTTTACGTCATCGATTTTCTCGGTTCTCGTCATGAGGTTTGTGCCGATCACCTTTACTCCGCTTATGCTGATTAGAAGTGTGGAACAAGCTTTTGATGGAGATTTCCCAAAAGCAAAAAGAGACTGGGCTTCCTACAAGAATATCAGCAAAAACATGGTGTTGGCGGTAGTTTCATCGGAGGATAACAAGTTCCCGGAGCACTACGGATTCGATTTTGTAGCCATAGAACGAGCGCTAAAGCACAACTCTAAGAAGAAAAAGATTCGTGGAGGAAGCACCATATCGCAGCAAACCGGCAAAAATGTGTTCCTTGTACCGGCTCGCAACTGGATTCGGAAGGGATTCGAAACATACTTTACCGTACTAATAGAGGCAACGTGGTCGAAGAAGAGGATAATGGAAGCTTACCTAAATATTGTAGAGCTCGGGAACGGCATTTACGGGGTACAGGCAGCATCGGAGTACTACTTCGAAAAGGATGCCAAGAAGCTGACCAAGCGCCAATCGGCCCTGCTCGCCGCTACGCTACCGAGTCCGTTGAAACGTAATCCGGGTAATCCCAATGCAGCAATGACGCATAAGCAGGAGATGATACTTCGGATTATGCGAAAAATTCATGATGTTGACCTTTAGCTCTGCCAAAGAAAACACCCCAAACCCTTAACATTAGCCTACAGTGAGTACATTTCGTAAAATTGCCATAGTAATTCTGGTGCTACTCGTTAGACCAGGCTCGCTCTTCGCCCAAATCGATAAAGACTACTTCTTTAACAACGGGAGGCAATGCCTGATCGACCAAAAGTATGCGGAATCGCTGGACTACTTCAACGTACTGATAAAAACCGACAGGACGCTACACGAGGCGTTTTTCCTAAGGGGGATTGCAAAGTACAACCTCGATGATCTGATTGGGGCTAACCAGGACTTTTCGGAGGCGATCAAGCTGAATCCGGTATACACTCAAGCCTACCACTATAGGGCAATTACGCTCGCCCGAATGGGGAACACCGAATCGGCCATTGCTGACCTGAACGCAGCCTCGCTCCTGCGGCCGGAGTACCCCGGCATCTACTTTAGTAGGGGTATTACCCACTTTATGTCGAAGCAGTTCGAAAAGGCAATAGATGACTACAACAGGTTTATCCAGAAGGAACCCAAGGTTAGCGATGCCTACGTAAACAGGGGAACAACCTACCTTTTCATGAAGGATACCACTGCTGCTTTGGTCGACTACAACAAGGCCATTGGGCTTAACTTTGCGAATTCGGACGCCTACCTGAAGCGAGGCCATGTTTTCTCGCTGCAAAAGAAGATGAAGGATGCCCTTGCTGATTTCAACAAGGCGATTGAACTCGATTCCACCAACTCGATGGCCTTCTTCAACCGCGGTTTGGTGTACTACGACATGAAGAAGTACAACAACACCATGGCCGACTTCAGCAGCTCTATTCGTTTGGAGCCGAACAATCCGGTTACCCTATACAACCGCGCCATCCTGAGGGCTCAGGTTGGAGACCTGAACAACGCGGTTAAGGACTACGACAGGGTTGCCAAAATCACCCCCAAGAATGTGCTGGTTTACTACAACCGCGCGGCCGTGCTTGTTGAGCTGGGGATGCTCAGGGAAGCGCTGAAGGACTATACGCGGGCAATTGCGCTCTACCCCGACTTTGCCAACGCCTACATGAATCGATCGTACATCAAGCGTAGGCTGAACGACATGAAGAGCGCCAAGGCCGACTTCGATATCGCCAATAGGAAAATCAGGGAGTACCGGTCGAGGCTTAACGACAGCACCTTCTCGGTGTATGCCGATACCAGCAAGAAGTTTACCGCCATGATGTCGTTCGATGCCAACTTCGACGATAACGACATGCTCACCAACAACCAGGTTGACATCAAGCTTCGCCCGCTTTACCGCATTGAGGTTACCAAAGCCGATACGCTGCCACAGCTGCAGAACGCCTACTTCTACCCGGCCTACGACAGGTTCAGGAACAGCCTTCGCAACAGCTTGCAGCTTACGCTCACCAATCAGCCACAAAAGCCTACGCCGGCCGTTCTGGACAGCCTAAAATCGCTGGCAGGAACGCTCGCGGGAAAATCGCCGGCAGTGGCCAATATGGTGGAAGCCATCGTAGAAAGCAGCCAGAACCAGTTCTCGAAATCGGTTAGCGCCTACGGCAAAGCCATTGAGGCCGACCCAAAGAACGGATTCACCTACATCAACCGCTCTACCGTACAGGCCGAAATGATCGACTTCACCAAATCTATTGAGAACAGCATGCAGCCTACGCTGCTCGACGAGAAGGGGCTTACCCCAACCATGTCTAAGCAAAAAACGGAGGTGGCCGTTTACAGCTACGATCAGGCGATAGACGACCTTAATAAGGCGGCAAAGCTGCTCCCCAGCTACGCCTACATCGACTACAACCTGGGCAACATCTACACGCTCTCGAACCGTATGCCCGAGGCGATACAGAGCTACTCCAAGGCCATAGAGGAGTACCCCAACCTCGCCGATGCCTACTACAACCGAGGGCTCATCCAGATCTACCTGAAGGATACCAACAAGGGCTGCCTCGATATCAGCAAAGCCGGCGAGCTGGGCATCCGGGATGCCTACGCCACCCTAAAGAAGTACTGCATTAAGGAAAAGTAACCCATACCGAAGGAGACGAGCCCAACCGCTCGTCTCCTTTGCTTTTGGAGCGACTCGTCCCCAAAGCGAGGAGTGCAACAATGGGCCCTTCGATCGTCGTTTTCCAATTTGGGAATAGCGCGTTCGCCCTCCCAATGACCGTTTCCCAGCTTTGGGAAGGGCACGTTCGACCCTCCGATGCCTGTTTCCCAGCTTTGGGAAGAGTACATCCGACCCTCCGATCAAGGTTTTCCAACTTGGGAAACGTACATTTGCCCCTCCGATCAACGTCTCACAGCTTGGGAAAGATAAACGTACCACCGCTTATACCCCCTATGCCAAGCGTCTCGGGACTTCCACCTAAAATCTACCGTCGAGCATCTAAAGTCTAACTTCTACAATTGCAGATCTTGCTACCTTTGTAGGCTATGAGAGATGAGACATCGTACCGGAATATCTGGCGAATTGCCTACCCGATCATCGTTGGGAGCATCAGCCAAACCGTCCTCAACATTACCGACACCGTTTTTGTGGGGCATCTGGGCGAGCTGGAGCTGGGTGCGGGGGCGCTGGGTACGCTATTCTACCTCACCATTATGATGGTGATCAACGGATTTACCATCGGCAACCAGATTATCATGGCCCGCCGCTTTGGCGAGGAGCGCACCGCCGATATCGGCAGGACATTTGCCAGCTCGATACTGGTGCTGTTCGCCATTACCACGGCGGTTTTCGTAGCGGTAAAGCTGCTCGCGTCCGCCCTCCTCCCCACGTTGGTTAGCAACGCCCAGATATCGCAGCTGGTCGACGGGTTCATCCAGTACCGCATCTGGGGGATCTACGCGGCGGCGTTTACGCTGCTGCTCCGCTCCTTCTACGTGGCCACCGCCAACACCCGGGTGCTTATCCCGGTTACCACCACCACCGTTGGGCTAAACATCGTGCTCAACTACATCCTCATCTACGGGAAGCTCGGACTGCCGGCAATGGGGTTCAACGGAGCGGCGCTTGCCTCCGTAATTTCGGAGCTGGTAGGGTTTGCCATCATAATCGCTTATACCATCTACAAGAAATACCCACGGGCATTCGGGCTATTCAACATCCGCAGGTTCGAGCCCCAGATCGTAGGGGAAACGCTTAGGATTGCATCGCCGGTGATGCTGCAGCACCTCATCTCGTTTAGCGCCTGGTTCGTAATCTTCCTGATTATCGAGCGAATGGGCGAGCGCTCGCTGGCCATATCGAACATCGTGCGCAGCCTGTACATCGCCATGATGGTGCCCATCTGGGGATTTGCCGAGGCCACCAACAGCCTGGTGAGCTACCTGATGGGCGAGAAGCACTTCGACCGCATCGCCCTGCTGGTGAAGCGCTCGATGCTGCTCAGCTTTACCAGCGTGATCCTGGTGGTTGCGGCGTTCTACCTGCTGCTTCCGCAAATCATCGGCTTCTACAGCCCCGACACCTCGCTGGTTGCCGACACCATCCCAGTGGCCAAGGTGGTAATGGTAGGCGCCACCATCATGTCGCTGGGGTTTATCGTTTTCATGGCGGTATCGGGCACCGGCAACACCCTAACGGCGTTCGGGCTCGAGCTCTCCGACATCACCCTATACATTATCATTGCCTTTGTGCTGGTCGAATACGCCCACATCAACGTGACCAACATCTGGTTTGTCGAGACATTCTACGCGGGCTACATGCTGCTGGTATGCTCGCTCTACCTCCGCTTTGGGAAGTGGCGCAATAAGGTAATTTAGCAGGATACAATAACAGAAGTAACGATGAATAGAACGCTTACGCTTACGATCTTCTTTTCCCTTTTTGTACGGATTGGATTGGCACAAACCCTCGACGTTGAGCTTGCCAGCCAGCCGGTGAAGTTCGTCAACCCGAAGATTTACGTGGATAACGTGGTCGACAACCGCGACTTTACGAGCTGGATTGGGACAACCAAGGTTGCGAAAAACAGGCAGCGCCACCTGAACCTTTCCGGCGGAGTAGCATCGGCCATCAAAAGCCACACCGACTATATCCTTCCCCCAAGCCCGGAGAAAAAGCCCGTAACCATGCACATCATGGTGCTATCGGCCAAGGAGCAGCCCACCAGCAACGGCTCCGAGAAGGCTACGGTAACGGCAGTAACCAGCTTCACCGCCCAATCGAAAGCCGGTGGCGAGGTGGAGATCTACCGCACCTCATCCACCGTAAGCGAAAGCGGCAGGGATGCCACCACGCTTTACGAGAAGCTGATCCGAAGAGCCATTGAGGAGTGCCTGGAGCAGCTCAACAGCAAGGATGTAGACAAGCTAACCGCCGATGCGGCCGCCATCCAGCAGCTCAGGAGGACAAAGAGCGAGGTAAAGGTTCTCCCCGACTCCATCAGCCTCGATCGGCTCGTAAACATTGGCAGCAGCAAGTCGGAAGAGGTAGCCAACCCCGAATCGGCAAGCGCACCCATGCCAATGGGGAAAAAGGCGGAACCCGAGGAGCGCTACTACAGGGTAGACGAGATGTCGACGGTATCGATCCTGACGGGCATCAACGGTATTGGATGCACGGCAACCTACTACATCAACAGCCTCTACTCAGACAACCGCATCTACATCCCGCTCACGGTAAGCGCAGAGTACATGGATAACATCACCACCTCCGAAGCCAGCCGCTACCAAGAGCCCTCGCTGTACTACGCCAAGATTGGGGCCGAGCTATTTTACCCCCTCAACAAGTACTTCTGGCTCAACGCCGGGGTGCAGATTCCCCTTGGCACCGAAAAGCTGGCGGATCTCGACGGCAACGACTCCGAAACGCTCCTTGCCGGCATCTGCCTAACGCAGAGCATCCGCGTGATGTCGAGCCAGTACGAAGGAGTGACCTTTGCGGTGGGGGCATTCGAGCAGATTCTCTCGTCGAAGATACAGCCCTTTAACGTTGGGCTACGCATCGAGATTGGCATTAAATTTTAGAATAGGGAATAGGGAGAAGC
This window of the uncultured Acetobacteroides sp. genome carries:
- a CDS encoding MATE family efflux transporter; protein product: MRDETSYRNIWRIAYPIIVGSISQTVLNITDTVFVGHLGELELGAGALGTLFYLTIMMVINGFTIGNQIIMARRFGEERTADIGRTFASSILVLFAITTAVFVAVKLLASALLPTLVSNAQISQLVDGFIQYRIWGIYAAAFTLLLRSFYVATANTRVLIPVTTTTVGLNIVLNYILIYGKLGLPAMGFNGAALASVISELVGFAIIIAYTIYKKYPRAFGLFNIRRFEPQIVGETLRIASPVMLQHLISFSAWFVIFLIIERMGERSLAISNIVRSLYIAMMVPIWGFAEATNSLVSYLMGEKHFDRIALLVKRSMLLSFTSVILVVAAFYLLLPQIIGFYSPDTSLVADTIPVAKVVMVGATIMSLGFIVFMAVSGTGNTLTAFGLELSDITLYIIIAFVLVEYAHINVTNIWFVETFYAGYMLLVCSLYLRFGKWRNKVI
- a CDS encoding tetratricopeptide repeat protein; the encoded protein is MSTFRKIAIVILVLLVRPGSLFAQIDKDYFFNNGRQCLIDQKYAESLDYFNVLIKTDRTLHEAFFLRGIAKYNLDDLIGANQDFSEAIKLNPVYTQAYHYRAITLARMGNTESAIADLNAASLLRPEYPGIYFSRGITHFMSKQFEKAIDDYNRFIQKEPKVSDAYVNRGTTYLFMKDTTAALVDYNKAIGLNFANSDAYLKRGHVFSLQKKMKDALADFNKAIELDSTNSMAFFNRGLVYYDMKKYNNTMADFSSSIRLEPNNPVTLYNRAILRAQVGDLNNAVKDYDRVAKITPKNVLVYYNRAAVLVELGMLREALKDYTRAIALYPDFANAYMNRSYIKRRLNDMKSAKADFDIANRKIREYRSRLNDSTFSVYADTSKKFTAMMSFDANFDDNDMLTNNQVDIKLRPLYRIEVTKADTLPQLQNAYFYPAYDRFRNSLRNSLQLTLTNQPQKPTPAVLDSLKSLAGTLAGKSPAVANMVEAIVESSQNQFSKSVSAYGKAIEADPKNGFTYINRSTVQAEMIDFTKSIENSMQPTLLDEKGLTPTMSKQKTEVAVYSYDQAIDDLNKAAKLLPSYAYIDYNLGNIYTLSNRMPEAIQSYSKAIEEYPNLADAYYNRGLIQIYLKDTNKGCLDISKAGELGIRDAYATLKKYCIKEK
- the mtgA gene encoding monofunctional biosynthetic peptidoglycan transglycosylase is translated as MSQKIRPMIKMKRGVKFFTLLFFTSSIFSVLVMRFVPITFTPLMLIRSVEQAFDGDFPKAKRDWASYKNISKNMVLAVVSSEDNKFPEHYGFDFVAIERALKHNSKKKKIRGGSTISQQTGKNVFLVPARNWIRKGFETYFTVLIEATWSKKRIMEAYLNIVELGNGIYGVQAASEYYFEKDAKKLTKRQSALLAATLPSPLKRNPGNPNAAMTHKQEMILRIMRKIHDVDL